A region from the Pseudonocardia petroleophila genome encodes:
- a CDS encoding patatin-like phospholipase family protein produces MDDGGGTAFVLGGGGVLGAVQVGMLRALVDAGVRPDLVLGTSVGALNGAVLAALPAGEVADRLDALWSSPDARALFAAGTFGRLRELARSGVAAHSPGPLRRAVTEVLGDRRIEDLPVRFTCCAARIEDASEHWFDRGPLVDAVLASAAVPGLLPPAVIEGRHYLDGGLVNSIPLGRAVELGATRVFVLQVGRIAAPLRPPRRPWEVAMVAFEIARRHRYARDLAAVPEGVEVHVLPVGGAAAPRWDTRAALRYRDVGATGARIAAAHDASTAYLRAALGVGGGA; encoded by the coding sequence ATGGACGACGGTGGTGGCACGGCGTTCGTGCTGGGCGGCGGGGGAGTCCTGGGCGCCGTGCAGGTCGGGATGCTGCGGGCGCTGGTCGACGCGGGGGTGCGGCCCGACCTGGTCCTGGGCACCTCGGTCGGGGCCCTGAACGGGGCGGTGCTCGCGGCGCTGCCGGCCGGGGAGGTCGCCGACCGGCTCGACGCGCTGTGGTCCTCACCCGACGCCCGTGCCCTGTTCGCGGCCGGGACGTTCGGACGGCTGCGCGAGCTGGCCCGCAGCGGGGTCGCCGCGCACTCGCCGGGCCCGCTGCGCCGTGCGGTGACCGAGGTGCTGGGGGACCGGCGGATCGAGGACCTCCCGGTCCGCTTCACCTGCTGCGCCGCGCGCATCGAGGACGCCTCCGAGCACTGGTTCGACCGCGGCCCGCTCGTGGACGCGGTGCTGGCGTCGGCGGCGGTGCCGGGACTGCTGCCGCCCGCGGTCATCGAGGGCCGGCACTACCTCGACGGCGGCCTGGTCAACAGCATCCCGCTGGGCCGCGCCGTCGAGCTGGGGGCGACCCGGGTGTTCGTGCTGCAGGTCGGGCGCATCGCGGCGCCGCTGCGGCCGCCGCGGCGGCCGTGGGAGGTGGCGATGGTGGCGTTCGAGATCGCCCGCCGCCACCGGTACGCCCGCGACCTCGCCGCCGTGCCGGAGGGGGTCGAGGTGCACGTGCTGCCGGTCGGCGGAGCCGCCGCCCCGCGGTGGGACACCCGCGCCGCGCTGCGCTACCGCGACGTCGGCGCGACCGGTGCCCGGATCGCCGCCGCGCACGACGCGTCGACGGCCTACCTGCGGGCCGCCCTCGGCGTCGGGGGTGGGGCGTGA
- a CDS encoding NADP-dependent oxidoreductase, protein MSTALGYRTFGAADVQEFFDRPDPSPGPGEVLVRVAAAGVNPLDHLLRSGHVRELNGHLPFPQVLGMEAAGTVLAVGEEVTGLAVGDRVTGFALTGAGTYAGTTLLLAASTARIPDALPATWAATVPVSGTTALDVLDQLALPAGAAVLVNGVGGGVGSAVAQIARDRGLAVVGTGSAAKRERATAIGAVFVDYAAGDLVERVRAHAPGGVDAVVDTVGGASLRAVAPLAPTPDALVSVGDRSVTELGGAFVRRRLDRSGLEHVADLMVTGRLDPTVAATYPLARAQEALALVESGHAPGKLVVDMAL, encoded by the coding sequence ATGAGCACGGCTCTCGGGTACCGGACCTTCGGTGCCGCCGACGTCCAGGAGTTCTTCGACCGGCCCGACCCGTCGCCCGGTCCGGGCGAGGTCCTCGTCCGCGTCGCGGCCGCGGGGGTCAACCCGCTCGACCACCTGCTCCGTTCCGGGCACGTCCGCGAGCTGAACGGCCACCTGCCCTTCCCCCAGGTCCTGGGGATGGAGGCGGCCGGCACCGTGCTGGCCGTGGGTGAGGAGGTGACCGGCCTGGCCGTCGGCGACCGGGTCACGGGGTTCGCCCTGACCGGTGCGGGCACCTACGCGGGCACGACCCTGCTGCTCGCCGCATCCACCGCCCGCATCCCCGACGCGCTGCCGGCGACCTGGGCGGCGACCGTCCCCGTCTCCGGCACCACCGCGCTCGACGTCCTCGACCAGCTCGCGCTGCCCGCCGGGGCGGCAGTGCTCGTGAACGGCGTCGGCGGGGGCGTCGGGTCGGCCGTGGCCCAGATCGCGCGCGACCGCGGCCTGGCCGTCGTCGGCACCGGCAGCGCCGCCAAGCGAGAGCGCGCGACGGCGATCGGGGCGGTCTTCGTCGACTACGCCGCCGGGGACCTCGTGGAGCGCGTCCGGGCGCACGCCCCGGGCGGCGTGGACGCGGTGGTCGACACGGTCGGGGGTGCCTCCCTGCGCGCGGTCGCCCCGCTGGCGCCGACGCCGGACGCGCTCGTCTCCGTCGGGGACCGGTCGGTGACCGAGCTGGGCGGTGCGTTCGTCCGACGCCGGCTCGACCGCAGCGGCCTCGAGCACGTCGCCGACCTGATGGTCACCGGACGGCTCGACCCGACCGTCGCGGCGACCTACCCGCTCGCGCGGGCGCAGGAGGCGCTCGCCCTCGTCGAGTCCGGCCACGCCCCGGGCAAGCTCGTCGTCGACATGGCGCTCTGA
- a CDS encoding cation-translocating P-type ATPase: protein MSIDVPSSAGTLGPTGLTADEAARRLAADGPNALPRPRPPSPLMLLLRQLTNFFAVMLWIAAALAFVGGTPALGVAIALVVLVNGVFAFAQEYRADRAGQRLQDLLPVRATVLRDGRRTEVPAADLVRGDLVLLEAGDRISADLTLARVDGLAVDASTLTGESVPVHPEPGDAVSAGTFVAQGGARAVVTAVGPATRLAGIAATTQQTRRHAGPLTVRLDQVIRVVGVVALAVGAAFFGIALLLGTGLTEGFLLAVGVTVALVPEGLLPTVTLSLARAAHTMAGRHALVRRLEAVETLGSTTVICTDKTGTITGNQMSVVRVWTPQGVARVHGTGYDPAGTVDAGAGAGAAVVALAGVAVRCATGRTVHRDGTWVPVGDPMEVAVHVLALRCGLDTDADEAARPDVRRVGFTPARRRSLAVVGGPGVPTVAVSGAPDAVLALCGDDGVAAAEVERMAASGLRVLAVAAGPLPAGADPAGPLDALETGLRLLGLIALQDPPRAGVAEAMRTCRGARVRLTMITGDHPTTARAIAEQVGLALPGSPVLVAADLPADETALGIAVDVDGAVIARAAPQDKLRIARALRARGHVVAMTGDGVNDGPALRAADIGIAMGASGTDVAREAADLVLLDDHVATIVTAVTYGRATFANIRRFLTYHLTDNVAELAPFAVWGLSGGGVPLAIGVLQILALDIGTDLLPALALGAEPPARDVLAGPARTGRLLDARLLGRAFGVLGPVQAAVQLGAFLTVLTAGGWHWGGDAPAGLIAAASGTAFTVVVLGQLANAFACRSERRPVGRWSLSGNHLLLGAVAAELVLLGVFLAVPPVAGVLGHTVPTPLGWGLALLVVPALLLADAGYKAAARHRTDGSDGGARAGRTAPTSPG, encoded by the coding sequence TTGAGCATCGACGTCCCGTCGTCCGCCGGCACCCTCGGTCCCACCGGGCTGACCGCGGACGAGGCCGCCCGTCGGCTCGCCGCCGACGGCCCCAACGCACTGCCCCGCCCCCGGCCCCCGTCGCCGCTGATGCTCCTGCTGCGCCAGCTCACGAACTTCTTCGCGGTGATGCTGTGGATCGCCGCGGCGCTCGCGTTCGTCGGCGGCACACCCGCGCTGGGGGTGGCGATCGCGCTCGTGGTGCTGGTCAACGGGGTCTTCGCGTTCGCGCAGGAGTACCGGGCCGACCGCGCGGGGCAGCGGCTGCAGGACCTGCTGCCGGTGCGGGCCACCGTCCTGCGCGACGGGCGGCGCACCGAGGTCCCCGCCGCCGACCTGGTGCGCGGAGACCTCGTCCTGCTCGAGGCCGGTGACCGGATCAGCGCCGACCTCACCCTGGCCCGCGTCGACGGGCTCGCGGTCGACGCGTCCACGCTCACCGGCGAGAGCGTGCCCGTCCATCCCGAGCCGGGCGATGCGGTGTCCGCGGGGACGTTCGTCGCGCAGGGCGGGGCCCGGGCGGTCGTCACCGCGGTCGGACCGGCCACCCGGCTGGCCGGGATCGCCGCCACCACGCAGCAGACCCGGCGCCACGCCGGACCGCTGACGGTGCGGCTCGACCAGGTGATCCGGGTGGTCGGCGTCGTCGCGCTGGCCGTCGGCGCGGCGTTCTTCGGGATCGCGCTGCTGCTCGGCACGGGGCTGACCGAGGGGTTCCTGCTCGCCGTCGGGGTGACGGTGGCGCTGGTCCCGGAGGGTCTCCTGCCCACGGTCACGCTGTCGCTGGCCCGGGCCGCGCACACCATGGCGGGCCGCCACGCGCTCGTGCGACGGCTGGAGGCGGTGGAGACGCTCGGCTCCACGACCGTGATCTGCACCGACAAGACCGGGACGATCACCGGCAACCAGATGTCGGTGGTGCGGGTGTGGACCCCGCAGGGGGTCGCGCGGGTCCACGGCACCGGGTACGACCCCGCCGGCACCGTCGACGCCGGGGCGGGCGCGGGGGCGGCCGTCGTCGCCCTCGCCGGGGTCGCCGTGCGGTGTGCGACCGGCCGGACCGTGCACCGCGACGGGACCTGGGTGCCCGTCGGCGACCCGATGGAGGTGGCGGTGCACGTCCTCGCCCTGCGCTGCGGGCTGGACACCGACGCCGACGAGGCGGCCCGCCCGGACGTGCGGCGGGTGGGCTTCACCCCGGCGCGGCGACGCAGCCTCGCCGTGGTCGGCGGCCCCGGCGTCCCGACGGTGGCCGTGTCCGGTGCCCCGGACGCCGTCCTGGCCCTGTGCGGGGACGACGGGGTCGCCGCCGCCGAGGTCGAGCGGATGGCGGCGTCCGGACTGCGGGTGCTGGCCGTGGCGGCGGGCCCCCTGCCGGCCGGGGCCGATCCCGCCGGACCCCTCGATGCGCTGGAGACCGGCCTGCGCCTGCTGGGGCTGATCGCGCTGCAGGACCCGCCCCGGGCCGGGGTCGCCGAGGCGATGCGCACCTGCCGCGGCGCCCGGGTGCGGCTGACGATGATCACCGGTGACCACCCGACGACGGCGCGCGCGATCGCCGAGCAGGTCGGGCTCGCGCTGCCCGGGAGCCCGGTGCTCGTCGCGGCGGACCTGCCCGCCGACGAGACCGCGCTCGGGATCGCCGTCGACGTCGACGGGGCGGTCATCGCCCGCGCGGCGCCGCAGGACAAGCTGCGGATCGCCCGCGCGCTGCGGGCCCGCGGGCACGTCGTGGCCATGACCGGCGACGGCGTGAACGACGGGCCGGCCCTGCGCGCGGCCGACATCGGCATCGCCATGGGCGCCTCCGGAACCGACGTCGCCCGCGAGGCGGCCGACCTGGTCCTGCTCGACGACCACGTCGCCACCATCGTCACCGCGGTCACCTACGGGCGGGCCACGTTCGCGAACATCCGCCGCTTCCTCACCTACCACCTCACCGACAACGTCGCCGAGCTCGCGCCGTTCGCGGTCTGGGGCCTGTCCGGGGGTGGTGTGCCGCTCGCGATCGGGGTGCTGCAGATCCTCGCCCTCGACATCGGCACCGACCTGCTCCCCGCGCTCGCCCTCGGGGCCGAACCGCCCGCCCGGGACGTCCTCGCGGGACCGGCGCGGACGGGACGGCTGCTCGACGCGCGCCTGCTGGGCCGGGCGTTCGGGGTGCTCGGCCCGGTCCAGGCGGCCGTCCAGCTCGGCGCGTTCCTCACCGTGCTCACCGCGGGCGGCTGGCACTGGGGCGGGGACGCCCCGGCCGGGCTGATCGCCGCGGCGTCGGGCACCGCGTTCACGGTGGTGGTGCTGGGCCAGCTGGCCAACGCGTTCGCCTGCCGCAGCGAACGGCGCCCGGTCGGGCGATGGTCGCTGTCGGGCAACCACCTCCTGCTCGGGGCCGTGGCGGCGGAGCTGGTGCTGCTCGGGGTGTTCCTCGCCGTGCCCCCGGTGGCCGGGGTGCTCGGCCACACGGTCCCCACCCCGCTCGGCTGGGGCCTCGCCCTGCTGGTCGTCCCGGCGCTCCTGCTCGCCGACGCCGGGTACAAGGCGGCCGCGCGGCACAGGACGGACGGGTCCGACGGCGGCGCCCGGGCGGGCCGGACGGCCCCGACCTCACCGGGGTGA
- a CDS encoding nuclear transport factor 2 family protein, with protein MRDLDRDAAAKQLIRAAFDDWAAGTGGPFALLAEDARWTIVGNAPVSRTYEGRADFLDTVIGPFNARLSAPLVPTVRALHAEADWVIALFDAAGTALDGVPYRNTYTWYLRVVDGAIVEAIAFFDTIAFTDLWNRVSPS; from the coding sequence ATGCGAGATCTCGACCGCGACGCCGCGGCGAAGCAGCTGATCCGGGCGGCGTTCGACGACTGGGCGGCGGGCACCGGTGGCCCGTTCGCCCTCCTCGCCGAGGACGCCCGGTGGACCATCGTCGGCAACGCCCCGGTCTCCCGGACCTACGAGGGCCGGGCGGACTTCCTGGACACCGTGATCGGGCCGTTCAACGCCCGCCTCTCGGCCCCCCTCGTCCCGACCGTGCGCGCCCTCCACGCCGAGGCCGACTGGGTCATCGCGCTGTTCGACGCAGCGGGCACCGCCCTGGACGGCGTGCCCTACCGCAACACCTACACCTGGTACCTGCGCGTGGTCGACGGCGCGATCGTCGAGGCCATCGCCTTCTTCGACACGATCGCGTTCACCGACCTCTGGAACCGCGTCTCCCCCTCCTAG
- a CDS encoding VOC family protein, with amino-acid sequence MPAHPPRHPDSPFASFGGHHVGVRVPDFDAAKAWYLEKLDFRVLQEWPYGDLRLAYLCPPDDDEFHLELLAGPVPHPKPVLDDLGESLDHGGYQHVCLHVDSVDTARAELERRGVDLVGEPFEIEDISRRLAFFRDPWGNMFELSERLPGAGA; translated from the coding sequence ATGCCCGCCCACCCGCCGCGCCACCCCGACAGCCCGTTCGCCTCGTTCGGCGGCCACCACGTCGGCGTCCGCGTCCCGGACTTCGACGCCGCCAAGGCCTGGTACCTGGAGAAGCTGGACTTCCGGGTCCTGCAGGAGTGGCCCTACGGCGACCTGCGACTGGCCTACCTCTGCCCGCCGGACGACGACGAGTTCCACCTGGAGCTGCTGGCCGGCCCGGTCCCGCACCCGAAGCCGGTGCTCGACGACCTCGGCGAGAGCCTCGACCACGGCGGCTACCAGCACGTCTGCCTGCACGTCGACTCCGTCGACACGGCCCGCGCCGAGCTCGAGCGGCGCGGGGTCGACCTGGTGGGGGAGCCGTTCGAGATCGAGGACATCAGCCGCAGACTGGCGTTCTTCCGCGACCCGTGGGGCAACATGTTCGAGCTCTCGGAGAGGCTGCCCGGCGCGGGGGCCTGA
- a CDS encoding MFS transporter, translating to MLPLLVLDRTGAVLAAGLLATVSTAASAVTGLWSGLLVDRLDRRRVSVVCDLLAAASLAALPLVDAPYGLDMGWLLLFGVVGAVIRVPGTTAQETLLPALAGPGPSRPARLERLVATRETVGNVLLLAGPGLGGLFVALFGISAGLLLATSATSLLAALLTLTLDPRTGRVSPRATVVGTGAARQVAEDLVAGWCFLGRHRLVRGATLVGAVLIAVLSSLQSTLMPAYFTAEGLPALTGLTLSAIAAGSIAGSALFAALAGRVARRTWFVIGMGGFPAGFVAVGSMASPWVVLGGAAMAGLTGAPASAVLGVLTVEATPDAVRGRVLGAQNTVLLTAPALTTAPIAAVAATAGLPAAGVLIAALAGVTALVALAAPVFRGLDEPVRSPG from the coding sequence GTGCTGCCGCTGCTCGTGCTCGACCGCACCGGCGCCGTGCTCGCCGCCGGTCTGCTGGCGACCGTGTCGACCGCGGCCTCGGCCGTGACCGGGCTGTGGTCCGGTCTGCTGGTCGACCGGCTCGACCGGCGCCGGGTGTCGGTGGTCTGCGACCTGCTCGCGGCCGCCTCGCTGGCTGCGCTGCCGCTCGTCGACGCCCCGTACGGCCTGGACATGGGCTGGTTGCTGCTGTTCGGCGTGGTCGGCGCGGTGATCCGGGTGCCGGGCACGACCGCCCAGGAGACGCTGCTGCCCGCGCTGGCCGGGCCGGGCCCCTCGCGGCCGGCGCGGCTCGAGCGGCTGGTCGCGACCCGCGAGACCGTCGGCAACGTCCTGCTGCTGGCCGGACCCGGCCTCGGCGGCCTGTTCGTCGCCCTGTTCGGGATCTCCGCGGGGCTGCTGCTGGCGACGTCGGCGACGAGCCTGCTCGCCGCCCTGCTGACCCTCACGCTCGACCCGCGCACCGGACGGGTGTCCCCACGGGCGACCGTGGTCGGGACGGGCGCCGCCCGCCAGGTCGCGGAGGACCTCGTGGCGGGGTGGTGCTTCCTCGGCCGCCACCGGCTCGTCCGGGGTGCCACGCTGGTCGGCGCGGTGCTGATCGCCGTGCTGAGCTCGTTGCAGAGCACCTTGATGCCCGCGTACTTCACCGCCGAGGGACTCCCCGCGCTGACCGGGCTGACGCTCAGCGCGATCGCCGCGGGCAGCATCGCCGGCTCCGCCCTGTTCGCCGCACTCGCGGGTCGGGTCGCCCGGCGCACCTGGTTCGTGATCGGGATGGGCGGCTTCCCGGCCGGGTTCGTCGCCGTCGGCAGCATGGCGTCGCCGTGGGTGGTGCTCGGCGGCGCCGCGATGGCCGGGCTCACCGGTGCCCCGGCGTCGGCGGTGCTCGGGGTGCTGACGGTCGAGGCCACCCCGGACGCCGTGCGCGGCCGGGTGCTCGGCGCCCAGAACACCGTGCTGCTCACCGCACCGGCGCTCACCACGGCCCCGATCGCCGCCGTCGCGGCCACGGCCGGGCTGCCCGCCGCGGGGGTGCTGATCGCCGCGCTCGCGGGCGTCACGGCGCTCGTCGCGCTCGCGGCGCCGGTGTTCCGCGGGCTCGACGAGCCGGTGCGGTCACCGGGGTGA
- a CDS encoding 1-acyl-sn-glycerol-3-phosphate acyltransferase: MTLPPRWIRRTVLAPAVLLATLVVLVTLPVSMLLVAACSPFLSGRLRAVRVLWVLVVAMVLESALLVALFGLWVFAGFGLALRTPPVQYLHYQLIGWYLRVLYREASRALRLRVEVEGPAPDAYLDRPLLVFCRHAGPGDSFLLLHALTNWYAREPRIVLTEAMQWDPALDVLFNRLPNTFVHGRGGDRLMHRIGELATALDHDDAFVIFPEGGNFTQRRRLAGIERLRAKGLEEMAQRSEQMRHVLPPRPGGVSAALAAAPEADVVWVAHAGLDHLFTLADVWRELPLDGTVQMRWWLVPAAEVPRGEDAHVEWLYAWWERIDDWVDGIRAAR; this comes from the coding sequence GTGACCCTGCCACCGCGGTGGATCCGCCGCACGGTCCTCGCCCCCGCCGTGCTGCTGGCGACCCTGGTCGTCCTGGTGACCCTGCCGGTGTCGATGCTGCTGGTCGCCGCGTGCTCGCCGTTCCTGTCGGGCCGGCTGCGGGCGGTGCGCGTCCTGTGGGTGCTCGTGGTCGCGATGGTCCTGGAGAGCGCGCTGCTGGTGGCGCTGTTCGGGCTGTGGGTTTTCGCCGGGTTCGGGCTGGCCCTCCGCACCCCGCCGGTGCAGTACCTGCACTACCAGCTGATCGGCTGGTACCTGCGGGTGCTCTACCGCGAGGCCTCCCGCGCGCTGCGGCTGCGGGTGGAGGTCGAGGGCCCGGCGCCGGACGCCTACCTCGACCGCCCGCTGCTGGTGTTCTGCCGGCACGCCGGGCCCGGGGACTCGTTCCTGCTCCTCCACGCGCTGACCAACTGGTACGCCCGGGAACCGCGGATCGTGCTGACCGAGGCGATGCAGTGGGACCCCGCCCTCGACGTGCTGTTCAACCGGCTCCCGAACACGTTCGTCCACGGCCGCGGCGGGGACCGGCTGATGCACCGCATCGGTGAGCTCGCGACCGCCCTGGACCACGACGACGCGTTCGTGATCTTCCCGGAGGGCGGCAACTTCACCCAGCGCCGCCGCCTCGCCGGCATCGAGCGGCTGCGGGCGAAGGGTCTCGAGGAGATGGCGCAACGGTCGGAGCAGATGCGGCACGTCCTCCCGCCGCGTCCCGGCGGGGTGTCCGCCGCGCTCGCCGCGGCCCCCGAGGCCGACGTCGTGTGGGTGGCGCACGCCGGGCTGGACCACCTGTTCACCCTGGCCGACGTCTGGCGCGAGCTGCCGCTGGACGGGACCGTGCAGATGCGCTGGTGGCTGGTCCCCGCGGCCGAGGTGCCACGCGGGGAGGACGCGCACGTGGAGTGGCTCTACGCGTGGTGGGAGCGGATCGACGACTGGGTCGACGGCATCCGGGCCGCGCGCTGA
- a CDS encoding MerR family transcriptional regulator, protein MRIGELSTRTGASVRSLRYYEEQGLLGSVRSTGGQRHYRDADVERVRLLQRLYGAGLSSRTIAAVLPCVDAPSEHASDDAYARLIEERDRLDAHIVDLTRTRDSLDALIETNRRTRPGSPRRRA, encoded by the coding sequence GTGCGGATCGGGGAGCTGTCCACCCGCACCGGGGCGAGCGTCCGCTCGCTGCGGTACTACGAGGAGCAGGGCCTGCTCGGCAGCGTCCGCAGCACCGGCGGCCAGCGCCACTACCGTGACGCCGACGTCGAGCGGGTCCGGCTGCTCCAGCGGCTCTACGGCGCCGGGCTGTCGAGCCGGACGATCGCGGCCGTCCTGCCGTGCGTGGACGCACCGAGCGAGCACGCCAGCGACGACGCCTACGCGCGGCTCATCGAGGAGCGCGACCGGCTCGACGCCCACATCGTCGACCTGACGCGGACCCGCGACTCCCTCGACGCCCTGATCGAGACGAACCGGCGGACGCGACCGGGATCACCGCGACGCCGGGCGTGA